One genomic segment of Thermovibrio guaymasensis includes these proteins:
- the pdxA gene encoding 4-hydroxythreonine-4-phosphate dehydrogenase PdxA produces MQPKIGITLGDPAGIGPEILLKSLNFLHSLKGTFTIYGSKDVLDFYSELLSISYSLELVKEPPNERGVYLIDVYPVKGIKPGKPNLQCGTAQFKFIERAVSDAKKGKIDGIVTFPINKEVIRRAGFKFPGHTEYLADAFKIKDFAMMLSNQKLRTVLLTTHLPLRKIPDKVKREEVLKKLRLIWKELRPRKIGVCGLNPHAGEGGLFGREEIEEITPAVEKARKEGIPAFGPYPSDTLFVRALRGEFEVVLSMYHDQGLIPIKLLGFSKSVNTTLGLPIIRTSVDHGTAYDIAGKGIADEGSFKAAVEEALNLLKKREL; encoded by the coding sequence ATTCAACCAAAAATAGGAATTACACTTGGAGACCCTGCAGGAATAGGACCCGAAATTCTCCTTAAATCCCTCAACTTCCTGCACTCCCTTAAAGGGACTTTCACTATTTACGGCTCAAAAGACGTTTTAGATTTCTACTCTGAGCTCCTCTCAATATCCTATTCACTAGAGCTGGTTAAGGAACCACCAAACGAACGTGGAGTTTACCTAATTGACGTGTATCCGGTAAAAGGAATAAAGCCAGGAAAACCGAACCTCCAGTGTGGAACTGCCCAGTTTAAGTTCATTGAAAGGGCAGTGAGTGATGCAAAGAAGGGAAAAATTGACGGAATAGTTACCTTTCCCATAAATAAGGAAGTAATCAGAAGAGCCGGTTTTAAATTTCCCGGACACACCGAATACTTAGCAGACGCTTTTAAAATAAAGGATTTTGCTATGATGCTCTCCAATCAAAAGCTAAGAACGGTTCTCCTAACAACTCACCTTCCTTTGAGAAAGATTCCAGATAAAGTAAAAAGGGAAGAAGTACTTAAAAAACTAAGGTTAATCTGGAAGGAGCTCCGCCCAAGGAAAATAGGAGTATGTGGTCTAAACCCCCACGCTGGAGAAGGTGGCCTGTTTGGAAGAGAAGAGATAGAAGAGATAACACCTGCAGTAGAAAAGGCAAGGAAAGAAGGCATTCCGGCCTTTGGTCCTTACCCTTCAGACACTCTATTTGTGAGGGCTTTAAGGGGAGAGTTTGAGGTCGTTCTATCAATGTACCACGATCAAGGTCTAATCCCAATTAAACTCCTCGGATTTAGTAAGAGTGTTAACACAACTTTAGGCCTTCCGATAATAAGGACATCGGTAGATCACGGAACTGCCTACGATATAGCCGGCAAAGGTATTGCAGACGAAGGAAGCTTTAAAGCTGCAGTAGAAGAAGCTTTAAACCTTCTAAAGAAAAGAGAACTTTGA
- the rph gene encoding ribonuclease PH, whose translation MRSDGRRPDQLRPVNIVLDYIKYAEGSCLIEFGDTKVICTASVEEKVPPFLRGTGQGWITAEYSMLPRATVQRTVREAAKGKLTGRTQEIQRLIGRSLRSAVDLSRLGEITLWIDCDVIQADGGTRTASVTGAFVALYRALQRIDKLEAVNLFVAAVSVGIVDGVLLLDLNYEEDSKAEVDMNVVMNERGEFAEIQGTGEGRTFTRSELDNLLELASKGIGKLIQKQKEVLEVGS comes from the coding sequence ATAAGGAGTGATGGAAGGAGGCCTGACCAGTTAAGGCCCGTAAATATTGTCCTTGACTACATAAAGTACGCAGAGGGTTCCTGTCTTATAGAGTTTGGAGATACGAAAGTAATCTGTACTGCGTCAGTTGAGGAGAAGGTTCCTCCCTTTTTAAGGGGGACGGGGCAGGGCTGGATAACGGCTGAATACTCAATGCTTCCGAGGGCTACAGTCCAGAGAACCGTCAGGGAGGCGGCAAAGGGGAAGTTGACGGGTAGAACCCAGGAGATACAGAGGTTGATCGGCCGTTCTTTGAGGAGCGCTGTTGACCTTTCGCGCCTTGGTGAAATTACCCTTTGGATAGACTGTGACGTCATTCAGGCCGACGGAGGGACGAGGACTGCTTCAGTAACCGGCGCTTTCGTTGCCCTTTATAGAGCTCTCCAGAGAATTGATAAGCTGGAAGCTGTTAATTTGTTCGTTGCTGCCGTTAGCGTTGGAATAGTTGATGGAGTTCTCCTTTTAGATTTAAACTACGAGGAGGACTCAAAGGCTGAAGTTGATATGAACGTTGTTATGAACGAAAGGGGAGAGTTTGCCGAAATCCAAGGAACCGGCGAGGGTAGGACTTTTACTAGAAGTGAGCTTGATAACCTCCTTGAGCTCGCCTCAAAGGGAATAGGGAAGCTTATACAGAAGCAGAAGGAAGTTTTGGAGGTTGGAAGTTGA
- the rdgB gene encoding RdgB/HAM1 family non-canonical purine NTP pyrophosphatase produces MRIVFATTNLGKVREVQEALKEFGIEVVPLEKGKVPPPDEKGNTFCENAYQKADYYARVLKQPVLAEDSGLEVDALGGKPGVYSSRFAGEEATDEENNRKLIEELKKLGLNSSPARYVSFLFLAFPEGMGLWSRGKVEGKVITELRGKGGFGYDPLFVPEGYEKTMAELPLEEKNRISHRGEAVRKLVKLIREVKSW; encoded by the coding sequence TTGAGGATAGTTTTTGCTACTACCAACTTGGGAAAGGTTAGAGAAGTTCAGGAGGCCTTAAAGGAGTTTGGAATAGAGGTTGTTCCCTTAGAGAAGGGAAAGGTTCCTCCTCCGGACGAGAAAGGAAACACTTTCTGTGAAAATGCTTATCAGAAGGCCGATTACTATGCTAGAGTCCTAAAGCAGCCGGTTTTGGCAGAGGACTCAGGTCTTGAAGTTGATGCCCTTGGAGGGAAACCTGGGGTTTACTCCTCAAGGTTTGCAGGGGAAGAGGCTACCGATGAAGAGAATAACAGGAAGTTGATAGAGGAGTTAAAGAAGCTCGGACTTAACTCCTCCCCTGCCAGGTATGTCTCTTTTCTATTTCTAGCCTTTCCTGAAGGTATGGGGCTCTGGAGTAGGGGAAAGGTTGAGGGTAAGGTGATAACTGAACTGAGGGGAAAGGGAGGCTTTGGCTATGACCCTCTTTTCGTTCCAGAGGGTTATGAAAAGACTATGGCGGAGCTCCCCCTAGAGGAGAAGAATAGAATCTCCCACAGGGGAGAGGCCGTTAGGAAGCTTGTAAAGTTAATTAGAGAGGTGAAATCTTGGTAG
- a CDS encoding bifunctional 3,4-dihydroxy-2-butanone-4-phosphate synthase/GTP cyclohydrolase II gives MVKGKFPLDRVEEAIEDIKQGKMVIVVDDPNRENEGDLVIAAEKVTPEAINFMAKYGRGLICLALPEERCEELGFEPMTPKPSDPKETGFCVSVDAHPKFGTTTGISAYDRAITIKRAVSPDAKPEDFVKPGHVFPLRARKGGVLKRSGHTEAAVDLARLAGLYPAGVICEIMDEDGSMMRLPKLIDYAREHGLKIISIADLIEYRMKSESLIRREAEANLPTVYGQWKIYAYTSLVDGKEHVALVMGDIDENEPVLVRVHSECLTGDVFGSLKCDCRSQLHRAMEMISKEGKGVIVYLRQEGRGIGLVNKIKAYHLQDHGFDTVEANEKLGFPPDMRDFGIGAQILRDLGVKKMRLMTNNPRKLIGLEGYGLEIVERVPIITGVCQYNIGYLKTKKEKMGHLIELEGKNG, from the coding sequence TTGGTAAAGGGAAAGTTTCCCTTAGATAGAGTTGAAGAGGCCATAGAGGACATAAAGCAGGGGAAAATGGTCATCGTTGTTGATGACCCAAACAGGGAAAATGAAGGGGACCTCGTTATTGCCGCTGAAAAGGTTACTCCTGAAGCTATAAACTTTATGGCAAAGTACGGAAGGGGATTAATCTGCCTTGCCCTCCCTGAAGAAAGGTGTGAAGAACTAGGCTTTGAGCCTATGACCCCAAAGCCTTCAGATCCTAAAGAAACCGGGTTCTGTGTTTCCGTTGACGCTCATCCAAAGTTTGGAACTACAACGGGAATCTCCGCCTACGATAGGGCTATAACGATTAAGCGGGCAGTAAGTCCAGATGCAAAACCTGAAGACTTTGTAAAGCCAGGGCACGTTTTCCCCTTAAGGGCAAGGAAAGGAGGAGTTCTCAAACGCTCAGGCCATACAGAAGCTGCAGTTGATTTAGCAAGGTTGGCCGGCCTCTACCCGGCCGGTGTAATCTGTGAGATTATGGATGAAGATGGAAGCATGATGAGGCTTCCAAAACTGATTGACTACGCAAGGGAACACGGCCTCAAAATAATAAGCATAGCCGACCTGATTGAATACAGGATGAAGAGTGAAAGCCTGATAAGGAGAGAGGCCGAGGCAAACCTCCCAACGGTTTACGGCCAGTGGAAGATCTACGCCTATACCTCACTAGTAGATGGAAAAGAACACGTAGCTTTAGTAATGGGAGATATAGATGAAAACGAACCTGTTCTCGTGAGAGTCCACTCTGAATGCTTAACAGGAGACGTCTTTGGTTCATTGAAGTGCGACTGCAGGAGCCAACTCCACAGAGCTATGGAGATGATTTCAAAAGAGGGTAAAGGGGTAATCGTCTACTTAAGACAGGAAGGTAGGGGAATAGGTCTTGTGAACAAAATAAAGGCCTACCACCTTCAGGACCACGGTTTTGATACAGTTGAAGCTAACGAAAAACTTGGATTTCCTCCTGACATGAGGGATTTTGGAATAGGAGCCCAAATTCTGAGAGACCTTGGCGTTAAGAAGATGAGGTTAATGACGAATAACCCAAGGAAGTTAATTGGCCTTGAAGGTTACGGCCTTGAAATAGTAGAGAGAGTACCTATCATAACAGGTGTTTGTCAGTATAACATCGGATACCTTAAAACCAAGAAGGAAAAGATGGGACACCTAATTGAACTGGAGGGAAAAAATGGATAA
- a CDS encoding flagellar brake protein: MRDLSFLRIPRADSSTIFLFILILTVFILFLILVGLLREYLKKVNIKKSFFKEALERGLTEEEAQILWEYSLKLGRDPFLTLEFKSPFEKVVDLFLKENPQADESLIQDMRMKLGFDYLPPFVPLVSTKDIELFQPAKLYTPNKGSYEIALFDKDEKYMYWAVIDKKQPPNLEGSKVTISFIRKGDGIYKFESVVEKVFFENGRMIIQVPHTFELTRYQRREYARVEVEIPADVGIYNKEEDKVEWIKGEIIDISAGGAKVCIPHQNFPQELNPYTEITLKFNLKGRELKLKATVVNIYKRRTSTCYGVKYEDIKPEQQKFIHDFVREEQKKLAQLVFKNRG; this comes from the coding sequence ATGAGAGACTTAAGTTTTTTAAGAATTCCACGTGCAGATAGTAGTACAATATTTTTATTTATACTAATTCTAACGGTCTTTATACTCTTTCTCATTCTAGTAGGGCTTCTAAGGGAATACCTCAAGAAAGTCAACATTAAAAAGTCATTCTTTAAAGAAGCCCTTGAAAGAGGTTTAACAGAAGAGGAAGCTCAAATACTGTGGGAGTACTCTTTAAAACTTGGAAGAGATCCTTTCTTAACTTTAGAGTTCAAATCTCCCTTTGAGAAAGTTGTCGACCTTTTTCTAAAGGAAAATCCCCAAGCTGACGAGAGTCTAATTCAAGATATGAGAATGAAACTGGGCTTTGACTACCTTCCTCCCTTTGTTCCTCTTGTTAGTACAAAGGATATAGAGTTATTCCAACCTGCAAAACTCTACACTCCAAATAAAGGTAGCTATGAAATTGCACTCTTTGATAAAGACGAAAAGTATATGTACTGGGCAGTGATTGATAAAAAACAGCCTCCAAATTTAGAAGGTTCTAAAGTAACTATTTCCTTTATAAGGAAAGGGGACGGTATTTACAAGTTTGAATCAGTTGTTGAAAAAGTTTTCTTCGAAAATGGAAGAATGATAATTCAAGTTCCCCATACTTTTGAGCTTACAAGGTATCAAAGGAGAGAATACGCAAGGGTAGAGGTTGAAATCCCGGCAGACGTTGGTATCTACAACAAGGAGGAGGACAAAGTAGAGTGGATTAAAGGAGAAATCATTGATATTTCAGCTGGCGGAGCTAAAGTCTGCATTCCACACCAAAACTTCCCTCAAGAGCTTAATCCCTATACTGAAATTACACTAAAGTTTAACCTTAAAGGTAGAGAACTTAAACTAAAAGCAACTGTAGTAAATATCTATAAGAGAAGGACTTCAACCTGTTATGGAGTTAAGTACGAAGATATAAAACCAGAGCAGCAGAAATTTATCCATGACTTTGTAAGGGAAGAGCAGAAAAAACTTGCACAACTTGTCTTTAAAAATAGGGGATAA
- a CDS encoding DivIVA domain-containing protein, whose translation MEEQTGKEKKRVFTPSEIRNKEFSKKLFGYDPDEVDSFLVEIANAYQELLKEIEKLKVSTPEYKTKELVERAKKEIEKIVEEKRKEKEFLEKEKRTLELEIEKLRFTQKTMYDRLKIAIIDMTKILEELKRDASGQKEEGRDRDRGEVAAQGFQEQSREGGSGEAEGKGDGSSGRGEGK comes from the coding sequence ATGGAAGAACAAACAGGGAAGGAAAAGAAAAGGGTCTTTACTCCGTCAGAAATAAGGAATAAGGAGTTCAGTAAAAAGCTCTTTGGTTACGATCCAGACGAAGTTGATAGCTTCCTTGTAGAGATTGCAAACGCCTATCAGGAGCTCCTTAAAGAGATAGAAAAGTTGAAAGTCAGTACGCCTGAGTATAAAACGAAGGAGCTTGTAGAGAGGGCTAAGAAAGAGATTGAGAAGATAGTTGAGGAGAAGAGGAAGGAGAAGGAGTTCCTTGAAAAGGAAAAGAGGACCCTTGAGCTTGAGATTGAGAAGTTAAGGTTTACACAGAAGACTATGTACGATAGGCTTAAAATAGCCATAATAGATATGACCAAAATCTTAGAGGAGCTTAAAAGGGATGCTTCAGGTCAGAAGGAGGAAGGAAGGGATAGAGATAGAGGTGAAGTTGCAGCCCAAGGCTTCCAGGAACAGAGTAGAGAAGGTGGAAGCGGGGAGGCTGAAGGTAAAGGTGACGGTTCCTCCGGAAGGGGGGAAGGCAAATAA
- the lepB gene encoding signal peptidase I, producing MGKKIYENLKSFAIALILALIIRTFIVQSFHIPSGSMIPTLLVGDFILVDKVTYHFREPERGDVVVFHFPLNEDVYYVKRIVGVPGDKVQVKNGKLYINDKPCKYQFVGNYSYEEKGNFYKGNLYYEFLPKREGGVKKHLILKTGIQGDNTEVFVVPKGKYFMMGDNRNNSYDSRYWGFVDRDKIVGIARIIFFSWDGQKHLPRFNRLFKIIN from the coding sequence TTGGGTAAGAAAATCTATGAAAACCTTAAATCTTTTGCAATTGCCCTAATATTGGCCCTCATTATCAGAACTTTCATAGTCCAGTCTTTCCACATTCCTTCAGGTTCAATGATTCCGACCCTCCTTGTGGGAGACTTCATCTTAGTTGACAAAGTTACCTACCACTTTAGAGAACCTGAAAGGGGAGACGTAGTCGTATTTCACTTCCCCCTAAACGAAGATGTCTACTACGTAAAGAGAATTGTTGGAGTTCCCGGCGACAAGGTTCAGGTTAAGAACGGAAAACTTTACATTAACGATAAACCCTGTAAGTATCAATTCGTAGGCAACTACTCCTACGAGGAAAAAGGAAACTTCTACAAGGGAAACCTCTACTACGAGTTCCTACCCAAAAGGGAAGGAGGTGTGAAAAAGCACCTAATCTTAAAGACTGGAATTCAGGGAGACAACACAGAAGTGTTTGTAGTTCCCAAAGGAAAGTACTTTATGATGGGAGATAACAGGAACAACAGCTACGACAGCAGGTACTGGGGATTTGTTGACAGAGATAAGATAGTAGGAATTGCTAGGATTATATTCTTTTCCTGGGACGGCCAGAAACACTTACCAAGGTTTAACAGGTTATTCAAAATAATAAATTAA
- a CDS encoding YggT family protein, whose product MVEVVKNFLHYLIEGLVWFIILGSLLTFIPPHKRNSLINSVIELLDYLLSPIRKVVPPVSGIDFSPLVAIIFLQLIDSLIRGL is encoded by the coding sequence TTGGTAGAGGTTGTTAAGAATTTCCTTCACTATCTGATTGAAGGACTGGTCTGGTTCATTATTCTTGGCTCTCTTTTAACTTTCATACCTCCTCATAAGAGGAACAGCCTCATTAACTCGGTTATAGAGCTCCTTGATTACCTACTCTCTCCTATTAGGAAGGTAGTTCCTCCGGTAAGTGGAATAGACTTTAGTCCTTTGGTTGCTATAATCTTCTTACAGTTGATAGATAGTTTAATTAGAGGGCTTTAA
- a CDS encoding HU family DNA-binding protein gives MTKSELVAAMAERAGIRKKDSEAALNAFIEVVTEALKKGDKVEIRGFGTFLMKERAPRVARNPKTGEKVEVPAKLVPAFKPGKDLKEATEKELKKKKRK, from the coding sequence ATGACAAAGAGTGAACTTGTAGCCGCAATGGCAGAGAGAGCGGGAATCAGGAAGAAAGATTCCGAGGCAGCTCTCAACGCCTTTATTGAGGTGGTTACTGAGGCCCTCAAGAAGGGTGACAAGGTAGAGATTAGGGGCTTTGGAACCTTCCTCATGAAGGAGAGGGCTCCTAGGGTTGCTAGGAATCCTAAGACAGGTGAAAAGGTTGAGGTTCCTGCTAAGCTCGTTCCTGCCTTCAAGCCAGGAAAGGACCTTAAAGAGGCTACAGAAAAAGAGCTAAAGAAGAAAAAGAGGAAGTAA
- the murI gene encoding glutamate racemase — translation MADRAIGIFDSGVGGLTVLKAIKDLLPSENLIYFGDTARVPYGTKSPRTIIKYSIQNAKLLESYSIKMLVVACNTSSAHALDILKEEFPFPVVGVVKPGAKLAVFSSKEGRIGVIGTEATIKSHAYRKEIVSLNPFCEVYEKSCPLLVPLIEEGWLDDPVTREVVKRYLDELVVKGIDTLVLGCTHYPLIKGVIGELYPELNLIDSAVAVAKEVERSLPAKREEGIGSVKILVSDRTERFERIARLIMGSEVEIEEVSIDKE, via the coding sequence ATGGCAGATAGAGCGATAGGGATTTTTGATTCCGGGGTTGGGGGGTTGACTGTTCTAAAGGCCATAAAAGACTTACTTCCCAGCGAGAACTTAATTTACTTTGGAGATACAGCTAGAGTTCCCTACGGGACTAAATCCCCCAGAACGATAATAAAGTACAGCATTCAAAATGCGAAACTCCTTGAGTCCTACAGTATAAAGATGTTGGTTGTTGCCTGTAATACTTCTAGTGCCCACGCTCTTGATATCCTTAAAGAGGAGTTTCCCTTTCCGGTAGTTGGGGTTGTCAAACCTGGAGCCAAGCTTGCAGTTTTTAGTTCTAAGGAAGGGAGAATAGGAGTAATTGGAACAGAGGCAACTATAAAGAGCCACGCCTACAGGAAGGAAATTGTCTCTTTAAATCCTTTTTGTGAAGTCTACGAAAAGTCCTGTCCTCTTTTGGTTCCCCTTATTGAAGAGGGTTGGCTTGACGATCCTGTGACGAGGGAAGTTGTTAAGAGGTACCTAGACGAACTTGTTGTTAAGGGAATAGACACGCTGGTCCTTGGATGTACCCACTATCCTCTTATAAAGGGTGTTATAGGGGAGCTCTATCCTGAGCTTAACCTTATTGATTCTGCCGTTGCAGTCGCTAAGGAGGTTGAGAGGAGTTTACCTGCTAAGAGGGAAGAAGGTATAGGTTCTGTGAAGATCCTCGTTAGTGACAGGACGGAGCGTTTTGAGAGAATAGCAAGGCTAATAATGGGAAGCGAAGTTGAAATTGAGGAGGTAAGTATTGATAAGGAGTGA
- a CDS encoding DUF167 domain-containing protein, with protein sequence MEAGRLKVKVTVPPEGGKANKALIELLSKELKVPKSSISIVSGQTSRVKRVLIEDIDFAYLQKKLGVEVEEIS encoded by the coding sequence GTGGAAGCGGGGAGGCTGAAGGTAAAGGTGACGGTTCCTCCGGAAGGGGGGAAGGCAAATAAAGCCTTGATAGAGCTCCTTTCAAAAGAGTTGAAAGTTCCTAAAAGTTCAATCTCAATAGTTTCAGGTCAGACCAGTAGGGTAAAGAGAGTTTTAATTGAAGATATTGATTTTGCGTATTTGCAAAAGAAGTTAGGGGTAGAAGTAGAAGAAATCTCTTGA
- the clpP gene encoding ATP-dependent Clp endopeptidase proteolytic subunit ClpP, translating into MEEILNQFVPIVIEQTGRGERAYDIYSRLLKDRIIMLGTPIDDHVANLIVAQLLFLEAEDPEKDIYLYINSPGGVVTAGLAIYDTMQYIKPDVVTICMGQAASMGAVLLAAGAPGKRFALPHARIMIHQPLGGFQGQATDIEIHAKEILRLKRMLNEILAKHTGKPIEKIEQDTERDYFMSAEEAKEYGLIDKVLTKRGG; encoded by the coding sequence ATGGAAGAGATCCTCAACCAGTTCGTTCCTATAGTGATTGAGCAAACAGGTAGAGGCGAAAGGGCATACGATATCTACTCAAGGCTCTTAAAAGACAGGATAATAATGCTTGGAACCCCCATAGACGACCACGTTGCAAACCTCATAGTTGCCCAGCTTCTCTTTTTAGAGGCCGAAGACCCTGAAAAGGACATTTACCTTTACATAAACAGCCCAGGAGGAGTAGTTACTGCTGGACTTGCAATCTACGACACCATGCAGTACATAAAGCCTGACGTTGTGACTATCTGTATGGGACAAGCTGCAAGTATGGGGGCAGTTCTCTTGGCTGCTGGAGCCCCTGGTAAACGCTTTGCACTACCCCACGCAAGGATAATGATTCATCAGCCACTTGGAGGATTCCAGGGACAGGCAACGGATATAGAAATTCACGCAAAGGAAATCCTAAGGTTAAAGAGAATGCTAAACGAAATACTTGCCAAACATACAGGAAAGCCAATCGAAAAGATTGAACAGGACACAGAAAGGGACTACTTTATGAGCGCAGAAGAGGCAAAAGAGTACGGCCTTATAGATAAAGTTCTAACTAAGAGGGGCGGTTAA
- a CDS encoding RelA/SpoT family protein, producing the protein MRSCKEIIDKVKEYRPNFNGELIEKAYEFAKKKHEGQFRKSGEPFFSHPAEVAYILAELKMDVPTIVAGLLHDTLEDTDTTEEEIEREFGREVLFIVKGVTKLEGYSFQSKEEKEAESFRNLLISLAEDIRVLIVKLADRLHNMRTLQHMKRESQLRNSKETLTIYAPLANRLGMYRIKNELEDLSLKYLDPDAYYEIERKVKEKKKKLLPYLEGVIERVREELEKNGIEGQIQWRIKHIYGIYRKMVTKGIPFEEVYDVAGIRVITDTVGNCYQVMGLIHHIWTPVPGRIKDYIAVPKPNMYQSLHTTVVGPKGQFIEFQIRTWEMHQVAELGIAAHWKYKEGGGALSESEKERFIWLRNLLEWVKEEKDPKEFINSVRTDLYGENIYVFTPKGDIKTLPVGATPVDFAYAIHTSVGHKCRAAKVNGKLVPLNYTLKNGDKVEIITGSEEKPSRDWLNFVKTSKARHAIRSFIRKEENERARKLGESLVDKAIRKLSGKSLNTLDEEEIQEKLKPLGYSNLHSLLVDVGFGKVEPDVAARKLLGLPVEKRKKRRQSSIKSEVAIEVDGIENMAVSLGKCCHPLPGDEVVGVVNSGKGIVIHTKDCLVARQVMESSPGKILKVNFVPSEKLYPAKLRVSVIDKPGMLAEISAVISKHNINIADIKVRKANEKTVLDFILQVKSREEFNQVLKAVRGVKGVISAKRVHRKKIKRVVH; encoded by the coding sequence ATGAGAAGCTGTAAGGAAATTATAGATAAAGTAAAGGAATACCGTCCCAACTTTAACGGAGAGCTTATTGAGAAGGCCTACGAGTTTGCAAAGAAAAAACACGAAGGCCAATTTAGGAAATCGGGAGAACCTTTCTTTTCCCACCCTGCAGAAGTTGCTTACATCTTAGCAGAACTGAAGATGGACGTTCCAACGATAGTTGCAGGTCTCCTTCACGACACCCTTGAGGATACGGATACAACGGAGGAGGAAATTGAAAGGGAGTTTGGAAGAGAGGTCCTGTTTATAGTAAAAGGAGTAACAAAGCTTGAAGGATACTCCTTTCAGAGTAAGGAGGAAAAGGAGGCTGAAAGCTTTAGGAACCTACTTATCTCTCTGGCTGAAGATATAAGGGTTTTAATAGTTAAACTTGCAGACAGGCTCCACAATATGAGAACGCTCCAACACATGAAGAGGGAGAGCCAGCTGAGGAATTCTAAAGAGACGCTCACAATCTACGCTCCCCTTGCAAACAGGCTGGGAATGTACAGGATAAAGAACGAACTTGAAGACCTATCCCTCAAGTACCTAGACCCCGATGCCTATTATGAAATAGAGAGAAAGGTCAAAGAGAAGAAAAAGAAGCTACTTCCCTACCTTGAAGGGGTAATAGAGCGAGTAAGGGAGGAACTGGAAAAGAACGGAATAGAAGGACAGATACAGTGGAGGATAAAGCACATCTACGGTATTTACCGGAAGATGGTAACAAAGGGAATACCCTTTGAAGAAGTCTACGATGTGGCAGGAATCAGGGTAATAACTGATACGGTAGGTAACTGCTATCAGGTTATGGGTTTAATCCACCACATCTGGACTCCCGTTCCTGGAAGGATAAAGGACTACATAGCTGTTCCAAAGCCGAACATGTATCAGTCCCTCCACACTACAGTTGTAGGTCCTAAAGGGCAGTTCATAGAGTTTCAGATAAGAACTTGGGAGATGCACCAAGTTGCAGAACTCGGAATCGCAGCCCACTGGAAGTACAAGGAAGGGGGAGGAGCTCTCAGCGAGAGCGAAAAGGAGAGGTTTATCTGGCTTAGAAACCTTCTTGAATGGGTTAAGGAGGAAAAGGATCCGAAAGAGTTTATAAACTCAGTAAGAACAGACCTTTACGGTGAGAACATATACGTATTCACCCCGAAAGGGGACATAAAAACCCTTCCAGTTGGAGCAACTCCCGTTGACTTTGCCTACGCAATCCATACTTCTGTCGGCCACAAGTGTAGAGCTGCAAAAGTTAACGGCAAATTAGTTCCACTGAACTATACCCTTAAAAACGGAGATAAAGTTGAGATAATAACCGGCAGTGAGGAAAAACCGAGTAGAGATTGGCTCAACTTCGTTAAAACTTCTAAAGCCCGCCACGCAATCCGTTCCTTTATCAGGAAAGAGGAAAACGAAAGGGCAAGGAAACTTGGAGAGAGCTTGGTTGACAAAGCCATTAGGAAGCTATCAGGAAAGAGCTTAAACACACTAGACGAAGAGGAGATACAGGAGAAACTAAAACCTTTAGGCTACTCAAACCTTCACTCACTTTTAGTTGACGTAGGCTTTGGGAAAGTTGAACCGGACGTTGCAGCTAGGAAGCTTCTAGGCCTTCCGGTTGAGAAGAGGAAGAAGAGGAGGCAGAGCTCTATTAAGAGTGAAGTTGCAATAGAGGTTGATGGAATAGAGAACATGGCAGTAAGCCTTGGAAAATGTTGCCATCCACTTCCAGGAGATGAGGTTGTTGGAGTTGTTAACTCTGGTAAGGGAATAGTAATCCACACTAAAGACTGCCTTGTTGCAAGGCAGGTTATGGAGAGTTCTCCAGGGAAGATACTTAAGGTAAATTTCGTCCCATCAGAGAAGCTGTACCCTGCAAAGTTGAGGGTATCGGTTATTGATAAACCCGGAATGCTAGCAGAAATATCCGCCGTAATCTCAAAGCACAACATAAATATAGCTGACATAAAGGTTAGAAAGGCAAACGAGAAAACGGTACTTGACTTCATCCTCCAAGTAAAGAGTAGGGAAGAGTTCAACCAGGTCCTCAAAGCAGTAAGGGGAGTCAAAGGTGTAATATCTGCAAAGAGAGTTCACAGGAAAAAAATTAAGAGAGTTGTTCATTAA